In Pseudorasbora parva isolate DD20220531a chromosome 20, ASM2467924v1, whole genome shotgun sequence, a single window of DNA contains:
- the tnpo3 gene encoding transportin-3 isoform X2 yields the protein MEGGKPTLPLVYQAVQALYHDPDPAGKERASVWLGELQRSMYAWEISDQLLQLKQDVESCYFAAQTMKMKIQTSFYELPSETHTALRDSLLSHIQNLKDLSPIIVTQLALAIADLALQMASWKGCVHTLIEKYSNDVSSMPFLIEILTVLPEEVHSRSLRIGANRRTEIIEDLAYYSTTVVTLLVSCAEKSGHNEKMLIKIFRCLGSWFNLGVLDNNFMANNQLLMILFQVLQRDDTSTNLHEAASDCVCSALYAIENVAINMPLAMQLFQGVLTLETAYHMAVAREDLDKVLNYCRIFTELCETFLEMTVRTPGQGMGDLRTLELLLICAGHPQYEVVEISFNFWYRLGEHLYKMNDPALHRVFRPFIQRLLHSLARHCQLDSDHEGVPEDTDDFGEFRMRVSDLVKDVIFLVGSMECFSQLYSTLKEGNPPWEVTEAVLFIMASIAKSVDPENNPTLTEVLEQIVLLPETVHLAVRYTSIELVGEMSEVIDRNPCMLDPVLNFLMKGLREKPLASVAAKAIHNICSVCRDHMAQHFQGLLDIARALDSFALSTDAAVGLLKGTALVLARLPLEKIAECLNDLCAVQVMALKKLLAQDSSSGKSSDPTVWLDRLAVIFRHTNPIVENGQTHPCQKVIQEIWPVLSETLNAHQGDNRIVERCCRCLRFAVRCVGKGSASLLQPLVTQMVSVYQVYPHSCFLYLGSILVDEYGMEEGCRQGLLDMLQALCMPTFQLLEQPNGLRNHPDTVDDLFRLATRFVQRSPVTLLSSNIIVHIIQCAIAATTLDHRDANCSVMKFIRDLIHTGVSNDHEDDFEVRKRLIGQAMEQHGLQLVTQLINTCCFCLPPYTLPDVAEVLWEIMVFDRPTFCRWLETALKGLPKETAGGAVSVTHKQLTDFHKQVTSAEECKQVCWAIREFTRLYR from the exons ATGGAAGGCGGGAAACCCACCCTGCCGCTGGTTTACCAGGCCGTGCAGGCGCTGTATCACGACCCGGACCCTGCCGGCAAGGAGCGCGCCTCGGTCTGGCTGGGAGAGCTGCAGAGATCG ATGTATGCGTGGGAGATCTCTGATCAGCTCCTGCAGCTGAAGCAGGATGTGGAATCGTGTTACTTTGCAGCCCAGACGATGAAGATGAAGATCCAGACGTCGTTTTACGAGCTTCCCTCAGAGACCCACACCGCACTGAGAGATTCGCTCCTGTCTCACATCCAGAACCTCAAAGACCTGTCTCCCATCATCGTCACACAG CTTGCATTGGCAATCGCAGATCTGGCTCTTCAGATGGCCTCGTGGAAAGGCTGTGTTCACACCCTCATAGAGAA ATACAGTAATGATGTGTCCTCCATGCCTTTCCTGATTGAGATACTCACAGTTCTGCCGGAGGAGGTGCATAGCCGCTCTCTGAGGATCGGCGCCAATCGACGGACAGAGATCATTGAGGATCTGGCCTATTACTCTACCACAGTTGTCACTCTTCTG GTGTCATGTGCAGAGAAGTCGGGACATAATGAGAAGATGCTTATCAAGATATTCCGATGTCTGGGGAGCTGGTTTAATCTAGGAGTGCTGGACAACAACTTCATGGCCAACAATCAGCTGCTGATGATTCTCTTCCAAGTGCTG CAGAGAGATGATACGTCTACCAACCTGCACGAGGCGGCGTCAGACTGTGTGTGTTCAGCACTGTACGCGATTGAGAATGTGGCCATAAACATGCCCCTGGCCATGCAGCTCTTCCAGGGAGTACTCACCCTAGAAACAGCCTATCACATGGCCGTAGCCCGAGAGGACCTCGACAA GGTGCTAAATTATTGCCGGATCTTTACTGAATTGTGCGAGACATTTTTGGAGATGACCGTAAGGACTCCAGGCCAGGGTATGGGAGATCTACGCACCCTAGAGTTGTTGCTTATTTGTGCTGGACACCCCCAGTATGAG GTGGTTGAGATCTCGTTCAACTTCTGGTACCGTCTGGGAGAGCATCTTTATAAAATGAACGATCCGGCACTGCACAGAGTGTTCAGGCCGTTCATACAGAGGCTACTTCACAGTCTCGCCCGCCACTGCCAACTTGACTCAGATCAT GAGGGAGTCCCGGAGGACACTGATGATTTTGGGGAGTTCAGAATGAGAGTGTCAGATCTCGTGAAAGATGTGATTTTCCTAGTCGGCTCCATGGAGTGTTTCTCACAG CTGTATTCGACTCTGAAGGAGGGAAACCCCCCATGGGAAGTAACTGAGGCTGTTCTGTTTATCATGGCTTCCATTGCTAAGAGTGTTGATCC TGAAAATAATCCTACCCTCACGGAGGTGCTTGAGCAGATTGTGTTGCTTCCTGAGACGGTCCATCTTGCTGTCCGCTACACCAGCATTGAGCTGGTCGGAGAAATGAGCGAAGTGATCGATCGGAACCCTTGCATGTTAG ATCCTGTTTTGAACTTCCTGATGAAGGGTTTGCGGGAGAAGCCGTTGGCCTCCGTGGCAGCTAAAGCCATTCACAACATCTGCTCAGTGTGTCGAGACCACATGGCGCAGCACTTCCAGGGCCTGCTGGACATCGCCCGCGCTCTCGACTCATTTGCGTTGTCAACGGATGCTGCCGTTGGCCTGCTGAAAG GCACAGCGCTGGTGTTGGCCCGACTCCCCCTGGAGAAGATCGCGGAGTGTCTTAACGATCTGTGTGCAGTTCAAGTCATGGCACTGAAAAAG CTGCTGGCTCAGGATTCCAGCAGCGGAAAGTCATCAGACCCCACCGTGTGGCTGGACAGACTGGCTGTTATCTTCAG ACACACAAACCCCATAGTAGAGAATGGACAGACGCACCCCTGCCAGAAAGTCATTCAAGAG ATCTGGCCAGTGTTGTCAGAGACGTTGAACGCCCATCAGGGTGATAACCGGATAGTGGAGCGCTGCTGCCGCTGCCTGAGATTTGCAGTGCGTTGTGTTGGCAAAGGCTCTGCCTCCCTATTACAGCCACTAGTTACTCAG atgGTGAGTGTGTACCAGGTGTACCCTCACTCCTGTTTCCTGTACCTGGGCAGTATTCTAGTGGACGAGTATGGCATGGAGGAAGGATGTAGACAAGGACTTTTGGATATGCTGCAG GCTCTCTGTATGCCGACTTTCCAGCTGTTAGAGCAGCCTAATGGACTGCGCAATCACCCGGACACAGTGGACGATCTCTTTAGACTTGCCACAAG GTTTGTACAGCGCAGTCCAGTCACATTGCTGAGCAGCAATATTATCGTCCACATCATCCAGTGTGCCATCGCTGCCACCACCCTGGATCATCGAGATGCCAACTGCAGCGTTATGAAGTTCATCAGAGACCTTATTCACACAGGGGTCTCTAATGAC CATGAGGATGACTTTGAGGTGCGAAAGCGTCTGATTGGCCAGGCGATGGAGCAGCACGGGCTGCAGCTAGTGACTCAGCTGATCAACACCTGCTGTTTCTGCCTGCCGCCTTACACTCTGCCTGATGTGGCGGAGGTACTCTGGGAGATCATGGTCTTTGATCGGCCG ACGTTTTGTCGCTGGCTGGAAACCGCACTGAAGGGTCTTCCAAAAGAAACAGCAGGAGGTGCTGTATCAGTCACTCACAAGCAGCTCACAGACTTCCACAAGCAGGTCACAAG TGCAGAGGAATGTAAACAGGTTTGTTGGGCGATAAGAGAGTTTACAAGGCTGTACCGATAG
- the tnpo3 gene encoding transportin-3 isoform X1: protein MEGGKPTLPLVYQAVQALYHDPDPAGKERASVWLGELQRSMYAWEISDQLLQLKQDVESCYFAAQTMKMKIQTSFYELPSETHTALRDSLLSHIQNLKDLSPIIVTQLALAIADLALQMASWKGCVHTLIEKYSNDVSSMPFLIEILTVLPEEVHSRSLRIGANRRTEIIEDLAYYSTTVVTLLVSCAEKSGHNEKMLIKIFRCLGSWFNLGVLDNNFMANNQLLMILFQVLQRDDTSTNLHEAASDCVCSALYAIENVAINMPLAMQLFQGVLTLETAYHMAVAREDLDKVLNYCRIFTELCETFLEMTVRTPGQGMGDLRTLELLLICAGHPQYEVVEISFNFWYRLGEHLYKMNDPALHRVFRPFIQRLLHSLARHCQLDSDHEGVPEDTDDFGEFRMRVSDLVKDVIFLVGSMECFSQLYSTLKEGNPPWEVTEAVLFIMASIAKSVDPENNPTLTEVLEQIVLLPETVHLAVRYTSIELVGEMSEVIDRNPCMLDPVLNFLMKGLREKPLASVAAKAIHNICSVCRDHMAQHFQGLLDIARALDSFALSTDAAVGLLKGTALVLARLPLEKIAECLNDLCAVQVMALKKLLAQDSSSGKSSDPTVWLDRLAVIFRHTNPIVENGQTHPCQKVIQEVCLNIWPVLSETLNAHQGDNRIVERCCRCLRFAVRCVGKGSASLLQPLVTQMVSVYQVYPHSCFLYLGSILVDEYGMEEGCRQGLLDMLQALCMPTFQLLEQPNGLRNHPDTVDDLFRLATRFVQRSPVTLLSSNIIVHIIQCAIAATTLDHRDANCSVMKFIRDLIHTGVSNDHEDDFEVRKRLIGQAMEQHGLQLVTQLINTCCFCLPPYTLPDVAEVLWEIMVFDRPTFCRWLETALKGLPKETAGGAVSVTHKQLTDFHKQVTSAEECKQVCWAIREFTRLYR from the exons ATGGAAGGCGGGAAACCCACCCTGCCGCTGGTTTACCAGGCCGTGCAGGCGCTGTATCACGACCCGGACCCTGCCGGCAAGGAGCGCGCCTCGGTCTGGCTGGGAGAGCTGCAGAGATCG ATGTATGCGTGGGAGATCTCTGATCAGCTCCTGCAGCTGAAGCAGGATGTGGAATCGTGTTACTTTGCAGCCCAGACGATGAAGATGAAGATCCAGACGTCGTTTTACGAGCTTCCCTCAGAGACCCACACCGCACTGAGAGATTCGCTCCTGTCTCACATCCAGAACCTCAAAGACCTGTCTCCCATCATCGTCACACAG CTTGCATTGGCAATCGCAGATCTGGCTCTTCAGATGGCCTCGTGGAAAGGCTGTGTTCACACCCTCATAGAGAA ATACAGTAATGATGTGTCCTCCATGCCTTTCCTGATTGAGATACTCACAGTTCTGCCGGAGGAGGTGCATAGCCGCTCTCTGAGGATCGGCGCCAATCGACGGACAGAGATCATTGAGGATCTGGCCTATTACTCTACCACAGTTGTCACTCTTCTG GTGTCATGTGCAGAGAAGTCGGGACATAATGAGAAGATGCTTATCAAGATATTCCGATGTCTGGGGAGCTGGTTTAATCTAGGAGTGCTGGACAACAACTTCATGGCCAACAATCAGCTGCTGATGATTCTCTTCCAAGTGCTG CAGAGAGATGATACGTCTACCAACCTGCACGAGGCGGCGTCAGACTGTGTGTGTTCAGCACTGTACGCGATTGAGAATGTGGCCATAAACATGCCCCTGGCCATGCAGCTCTTCCAGGGAGTACTCACCCTAGAAACAGCCTATCACATGGCCGTAGCCCGAGAGGACCTCGACAA GGTGCTAAATTATTGCCGGATCTTTACTGAATTGTGCGAGACATTTTTGGAGATGACCGTAAGGACTCCAGGCCAGGGTATGGGAGATCTACGCACCCTAGAGTTGTTGCTTATTTGTGCTGGACACCCCCAGTATGAG GTGGTTGAGATCTCGTTCAACTTCTGGTACCGTCTGGGAGAGCATCTTTATAAAATGAACGATCCGGCACTGCACAGAGTGTTCAGGCCGTTCATACAGAGGCTACTTCACAGTCTCGCCCGCCACTGCCAACTTGACTCAGATCAT GAGGGAGTCCCGGAGGACACTGATGATTTTGGGGAGTTCAGAATGAGAGTGTCAGATCTCGTGAAAGATGTGATTTTCCTAGTCGGCTCCATGGAGTGTTTCTCACAG CTGTATTCGACTCTGAAGGAGGGAAACCCCCCATGGGAAGTAACTGAGGCTGTTCTGTTTATCATGGCTTCCATTGCTAAGAGTGTTGATCC TGAAAATAATCCTACCCTCACGGAGGTGCTTGAGCAGATTGTGTTGCTTCCTGAGACGGTCCATCTTGCTGTCCGCTACACCAGCATTGAGCTGGTCGGAGAAATGAGCGAAGTGATCGATCGGAACCCTTGCATGTTAG ATCCTGTTTTGAACTTCCTGATGAAGGGTTTGCGGGAGAAGCCGTTGGCCTCCGTGGCAGCTAAAGCCATTCACAACATCTGCTCAGTGTGTCGAGACCACATGGCGCAGCACTTCCAGGGCCTGCTGGACATCGCCCGCGCTCTCGACTCATTTGCGTTGTCAACGGATGCTGCCGTTGGCCTGCTGAAAG GCACAGCGCTGGTGTTGGCCCGACTCCCCCTGGAGAAGATCGCGGAGTGTCTTAACGATCTGTGTGCAGTTCAAGTCATGGCACTGAAAAAG CTGCTGGCTCAGGATTCCAGCAGCGGAAAGTCATCAGACCCCACCGTGTGGCTGGACAGACTGGCTGTTATCTTCAG ACACACAAACCCCATAGTAGAGAATGGACAGACGCACCCCTGCCAGAAAGTCATTCAAGAGGTCTGTTTAAAT ATCTGGCCAGTGTTGTCAGAGACGTTGAACGCCCATCAGGGTGATAACCGGATAGTGGAGCGCTGCTGCCGCTGCCTGAGATTTGCAGTGCGTTGTGTTGGCAAAGGCTCTGCCTCCCTATTACAGCCACTAGTTACTCAG atgGTGAGTGTGTACCAGGTGTACCCTCACTCCTGTTTCCTGTACCTGGGCAGTATTCTAGTGGACGAGTATGGCATGGAGGAAGGATGTAGACAAGGACTTTTGGATATGCTGCAG GCTCTCTGTATGCCGACTTTCCAGCTGTTAGAGCAGCCTAATGGACTGCGCAATCACCCGGACACAGTGGACGATCTCTTTAGACTTGCCACAAG GTTTGTACAGCGCAGTCCAGTCACATTGCTGAGCAGCAATATTATCGTCCACATCATCCAGTGTGCCATCGCTGCCACCACCCTGGATCATCGAGATGCCAACTGCAGCGTTATGAAGTTCATCAGAGACCTTATTCACACAGGGGTCTCTAATGAC CATGAGGATGACTTTGAGGTGCGAAAGCGTCTGATTGGCCAGGCGATGGAGCAGCACGGGCTGCAGCTAGTGACTCAGCTGATCAACACCTGCTGTTTCTGCCTGCCGCCTTACACTCTGCCTGATGTGGCGGAGGTACTCTGGGAGATCATGGTCTTTGATCGGCCG ACGTTTTGTCGCTGGCTGGAAACCGCACTGAAGGGTCTTCCAAAAGAAACAGCAGGAGGTGCTGTATCAGTCACTCACAAGCAGCTCACAGACTTCCACAAGCAGGTCACAAG TGCAGAGGAATGTAAACAGGTTTGTTGGGCGATAAGAGAGTTTACAAGGCTGTACCGATAG